The following are from one region of the Micromonas commoda chromosome 12, complete sequence genome:
- a CDS encoding predicted protein: MTMNDFELERQRRIEANRLRMLEMGIGAMASKIQAPAPVPAPKRKPRVKAFVPQESRRRSTRERVEVNYAERYGLEDASDDDLAAARRASRKSAQILGKRKAELVSMSDGDHARVRYSVGRRVYDSELGTTCHWCRQKTVETHVTVRRPDQTHPIDRTVIPPPPLTPAHPPPLIRHAQCTAEGCGRGRMPVSFCGMCLRNRHGEDIDAAVASGAWVCPRCRGSCGEGCVTCCNCGPCRKAKGLAPTHQVINLARASGFDNVHDYLVHGVTGATPAQLLQRKTSFAWGRWLLNDFTPATPTESDGAPGVVRESGDDTSAGGDTSASSDDDDDALDAFDDEPCLACAGVDRPGDFVLCDGCPRGGHYDCLGLDGVPAGDWFCAGCAREPNAAAVVAEKTTTTTTTPATTPKRGPGRPRKRPRDGDSPGGDSPHVPATPSPTKRGPGRPRKHPATPPASSPSPSPVPAARGTSAATTEVKRIQLDIRDAFSSASRSVRAARPKPGAMALPVREYRRRAAA; this comes from the exons atgacgatgaaCGACTTTGAGCTCGAGCGCCAGCGGCGCATCGAGGCTAACCGCCTACGAATGCTCGAGATGGGCATCGGCGCCATGGCGTCCAAGATTcaggcgcccgcgcccgtgcccgcgcccaag CGCAAGCCGAGGGTCAAGGCGTTCGTCCCGCAGGAGAGCCGCCGCAGGagcacccgcgagcgcgtcgaggtcaaCTACGCCGAGCGCTAcggcctcgaggacgccagcgacgacgacctcgcagccgcgcgcagggcgtcgcgcaAATCCGCACAAATCCTCGGCAAGCGCAAGGCTGAGCTCGTCTCGATGTCCGACGGCgaccacgcgcgcgtgcgatACAGCGTCGGCCGCAGGGTGTACGACTCGGAGCTCGGCACCACGTGCCACTGGTGCCGCCAGAAGACGGTCGAGACCCACGTCACGGTGCGCCGACCCGACCAGACGCATCCAATCGATCGAACCGTCATCCCCCCACCCCCGCTCACCCCCGCTCACCCCCCCCCCTTAATCCGCCACGCGCAGTGCACCGCCGAGGGAtgcggccgcgggcgcatGCCGGTCTCCTTCTGCGGCATGTGCCTCCGCAACCGCCACggcgaggacatcgacgccgcggtagCGTCCGGCGCGTGGGTCTGCCCGCGATGCCGCGGGTCCtgcggcgaaggctgcgtGACGTGCTGCAACTGCGGCCCGTGCCGCAAGGCCAAGGGGTTGGCCCCGACGCACCAGGTGATcaacctcgcgcgcgcctccgggTTCGACAACGTCCACGACTACCTCGTGCacggcgtcaccggcgccactCCCGCGCAGTTGCTCCAACGCAAGACGTCCTTCGCGTGGGGTCGATGGCTGTTGAACGATTTCactccggcgacgccgacggaaTCTGACGGGGccccgggcgtcgtccgcgaatCGGGTGATGACACGTCGGCGGGTGGTGACACGTCGGCatcgtccgacgacgacgacgacgccctcgatgccttcgacgacgagccctgcctcgcgtgcgccggcgtcgaccgtcCCGGAGATTTCGTCCTCTGCGACGGGTGCCCCCGGGGCGGTCACTACGACtgcctcggcctcgacggcgtccccgcgggcgacTGGTTCTGCGCCggctgcgcgcgcgagccgaacgccgccgcggtggtcgccgagaagacgacgacgacgacgacgacgccggcgacgacgccgaagcgCGGCCCCGGCAGACCGAGAAAGCGGCCGCGTGatggtgactcaccgggcggtgactcaccgcacgttcccgcgacgccctccccGACGAAACGTGGCCCCGGTCGACCCCGTAAAcacccggcgacgcctcccgCGTCCTCCCCCTCACCTTCCccggtcccggcggcgaggggaacgagcgcggcgacaaCGGAGGTTAAGAGGATCCAGCTGGACATCCGCGACGCGTTTTCGTCGGCAAGTCGGTCggtccgcgcggctcggcccaagcccggcgcgatggcgctgcCCGTCAGGGAGTAcaggcgccgcgcggccgcgtgA
- a CDS encoding predicted protein, producing MPAIWRPNVSRVLPDVDVEVGVTEDASSKGTKRKRAPPTKGPCEHGVKPRSRCKLCSACPHGKRRYHCKECGGAAFCEHGRERSKCKECGGASICEHGRERCRCKECGGSQMCEHGRERRYCKECGGSGICEHGRERSKCKECGGSQICEHGCQRSKCKECGRG from the coding sequence ATGCCAGCGATTTGGCGGCCGAACGTGAGTAGGGTGCTCCCGGATgtggacgtcgaggtgggggtgacggaggacgcgtcgagcaaggggacgaagcggaagagggcccctcccacgaaggggccgtgcgagcacggggtgaagccCCGGTCGAGATGCAAGTtgtgcagcgcttgtccgcacgggaagAGGCGCTATcattgcaaggagtgcggtggggctgcgttctgcgagcacggtcgtgagcgctctaagtgcaaggagtgcggtggtgcatcaatctgcgagcacggtcgtgagcggtgtaggtgcaaggagtgcggtgggtctcaaatgtgcgagcacggtcgtgagcgtcgttactgcaaggagtgcggagggtctggaatctgcgagcacggtcgtgagcgctctaagtgcaaggagtgcggtgggtctcaaatctgcgagcacggttgtcagcgctctaagtgcaaggagtgcggtaGGGGCtga